The following proteins are co-located in the Neomonachus schauinslandi chromosome 8, ASM220157v2, whole genome shotgun sequence genome:
- the IL17F gene encoding interleukin-17F, with amino-acid sequence MTSESLTNSTFSIFQVKSLLLVVLGLTFLREGAARKNPKAGDAALCPPLEDNSVRVDIRILRQNQGISISNDFQNRSSSPWDYNITRDPHRFPSEIAEAQCRYSGCINAEGQEDSSMNSVPIQQEFLVLRREPRGCTRSFRLEKVLVTVGCTCVTPIVRYVHA; translated from the exons ATGACATCAGAGTCCCTAACCAACTCAACCTTCTCTATTTTCCAGGTCAAGTCCCTGCTCCTGGTGGTGTTGGGGCTCACCTTCCTGAGGGAGGGGGCAGCTCGAAAAAACCCAAAAGCAGGGGATGCTGCCCTGTGCCCTCCTCTGGAGGATAACAGTGTGAGGGTTGACATCCGCATCCTCAGGCAAAACCAGGGTATTTCCATCTCAAATGATTTTCAGAACCGCTCCAGCTCCCCTTGGGATTACAA CATCACCCGGGACCCCCACCGGTTCCCCTCGGAGATTGCAGAGGCCCAGTGCAGGTATTCGGGCTGCATCAATGCCGAGGGGCAGGAAGACAGCTCCATGAATTCTGTTCCCATCCAGCAGGAGTTCCTGGTCCTGCGGAGGGAGCCCCGGGGCTGCACTCGCTCCTTCCGGCTGGAGAAAGTGCTGGTGACGGTGGGCTGCACCTGTGTCACCCCCATCGTGCGCTATGTGCACGCCTGA